Within the Actinomycetota bacterium genome, the region CTCCGCCACCTTCTCTGCCGCGTCCTCGCGCTCGACGAGTGCCTGCACGAAAGCGTTCGCCTCCGCTACCCGAGCCTCAGGGTCCAGGTCGAGCCACCGCAACAGCTCCTCGTGGAGGATGCGCGGCCACCGAGCAGCGAGTTCTTCCTCGAGCACGAGGATCACCGCAGGCGCGTCAGAAGCGAGACGTTCGAGCACCGCCTCCGCCTGTCGACCCGCAGGCTCGGGAGCCTCCGGTACGGCGGCTGCCTGTTGCGCTGCGAGCCGGGCGCGGGCGGGGTTCCCCGCGGCCTCGAATGCGAGCGCGAGGTTCGACTTCGCGACCGCGTGGGTCCGCGGTCGCAGGGTGCGAGGCTCGGCCGCAACCGCATCGCGCAGTGCTTCGAGCGCCGCTTCCGGATGACCATTCGCCAGGTGCGCCAGGCCCAGGATGTTCGACGCCGCTCCGACGCCCGCTTCATCGTTAGCGCGACCAGACAGAGAGACGGCCTCTCGCAACAAGGGGACCGCCGCTGTGGCGTCCCCCGCTCCCAGCAGCGTGGCGCCTAGTTCGCGCGCCGCGGCAGCAGCTTGACCCGGGACGCGTTCTTTGTCTAGCAGGGCGTGAGCACCGCGCAAAGCCGTGGCCGAACCGTCTAGGTCACCCTGCTCTCGCCGCGCTAGGCCCAGATTGAACAAGGCTGCGCCCTCCTCGAGCTCGAGGCCCGCCGCGTTGAATGCCGACGCGGCAGCTTCGAAGCAAGTAGAGGCCTGTTCAGCCTCGCCGAGCCCGCGGAAGGCGACTCCGAGCATGTTGGTCGCCTTCGCGTGTTCGACGGGCAGCTTGGTGGGGTCGAAGAGCGACGTTGCCGATGCCAGGGCATCTCGCGCCGGCTCGGCTTCATCCAGCTGCAGGAGGAGGACGCCTCTGTGGAACTGGGCGGTCGCGTGCTGTACGGGATAGCGGTCGGTCCGATAGATCTGGAGCCGGCGTTCGAGCTCCTCGAGTGCCTCGTCTATGTGCTCGCGCTGCACGGTGTCATCCTACGAGCGTGAGGTTCTTCGTTGCGGGCGTGGGAAACACGCTGCGGGCCGATGACGGCTTCGGCGTGAGGGTCGCTCAACGCCTGCAAGCGGCGCCACTGCCGGACGGGGTGACGGTGATGGATGTCGGGATCGGCGGGATCCACATGGTTCAAGAGCTACTCCGAGAGCCGGTCGACCACCTGGTCGTGGTTGACGCCGTGGATCTCGGGCGACCGCCGGGAACCGTGCTCGTCATCCGCCCGGACGTCCGTGACGTCTTCTCGCTGTCGGACTGGGAACGGCGGGAGGAGCTAGCCGACATGCACTACGCCACGCCAGAGCGCGCGTTCATGCTGGCACAGGCGCTGGGTGCACTGCCCGGAGCGCTATGGGTGGTCGGTTGCCAGCCGAGAGAGGTGGACTGGCTGGGCGAGCAGTTGTCTCCTGAGGTAGAAGCCGCCGTAGGCTCAGCCGTTGCAGAGGTCCTCGCTATCGCTCGCGGCGCCGGGATCGAGTGGTCTGGATCGTGAGATGCCCGCTCTAGAACTTGAGGTCTTTCTTGCCGCCTTCGCCGGTGCTCACCTTCGTCAACAGGTAATCGACCAAGGTGTCGTTCGCCTCCGTTACGCCGTGCTTCTTGGCGACGTGGTCGAGCAGCTGGGCCTTCATGTCCTCTTCGCTGTCGGTTTTGATATGGCCACCGCAACTGATGGCCCCCGCGTCTTTTCAGACGAATTCGTAAGGCATTAGGCCGGCGTCCTTTCTTTCGTCACAACCTCCGTCAGGGCGTCGCGGACTCCGCTTAGATCGGAGTTGATCTCGCTCAGCACCGGCTCCAGGGGCTCGACCCGCAGCGCTATCGAGCGCAGACCTACGTTGATCGTGCCGAGAGTGAACAGCGTCTTGCGTAGCAGGTAAAGGGCCGCGAGGAGGTAAGCGGCGAGGGCGGCGATCAACAGAGCGACGCCGACGAGCGTGAGGATGCCGTAGATGTTCATCTCGCCCTCCTAGAGCATCCCGTCAACGGAGCCCGCGTAAGTGCCCAAGCCCGCGCCGACGTTCTTGACGAGTTCCCGCGTGTCCAGCAGTGCGGGCACCGGCGCGAGGTTCTTCGTGACGCCCACGCCGTGTTCGAGGACGTCATCGGCGTAGCGCTTGATCTCCGCGATGTGACCGAGCATGCGATGGGCGAGGAAGGCAACCAGAGGTATGACAACCAGAAGGAGTGCACCTATCCCGATCGACCACCACACCGCTGCGGCACCAGACGTTGCGTCCAGGTCTACCCTCCGATCGGCAGCTCGGCAGATCGACACATCCTATATGAGCGCCGCATCTAGTGCAGCGTTACGCGGGCGGTCCCAGCTGGATCTGGAGAAGCGTCGCCCCGGGAGGAGGGTGTGCCGGGGCATCGTCATCTTCGACTTCCATCGCTACGAACGCGGGGAAGTTGTCGCGCAGAGCGGCTTCGATCCCTTCCGTCAGCGTGACCGCGGATGCGGTGCAGCCAGAGCATGCGCCTGCGAGCTTGACCCGGACTATCCCTCCACTGGCATCGAGGACCTCGACGCTGCCACCGTGGGAGGCGATGTAGGGGCGGATCTCTTGCAGTGCTGCCTCCGCCGCTGCCTTCTCGTCTACACCGACGCCGTACGCGTCCAGCATCCACGCGATGGTCGGGTCCTCGCGCAGGGTGTGCAGGGTCTCGGCGGGCAGATGCTCGGCCAGGCGTCCGAGCGCGGTGCGGTGGAGCAGGTCGATACCGTCGAGCAACTCAAAGACACGGTCACGCACCGGTTCGTCCAGCTGCTCGACCTCATGGAGAAGCTCTTCCAGACGATCCAGCACGTTGTCGAATTCCACGCCGACACGATACGACGGTATGTGTGCGACGCCCTTACCGGCGCTAGACTTCTCGCCACACCAACTCACGAGGACGGCCCGATGGAGAAGCTGCACATCCCGAAGTCGGAGGCTCTGCGCGCCCTGTTCTGGCGCGACGAGATCCTGCAGGTGATGTTCTGGATCCAGGGCGAGGGGCTGGGCGAGACGGTGACGCCGGAGCTGCTCGAACGGTTCCTCGGCGTCGATGCTGAGGTAGGCCTGCGATATCTCGGCAAGCTCGTAGACGAGGGACTGCTGCAGGTCACCGGTGACCGCAGCTTCGAGCTCACCGATGCCGGGCGCGAGCACGGGGGCCGGGTCTTCGCACAGGAGTTCGCCGATCTGACGCAGCCGGGGCACGGCGAATGTGGCGCCGATTGCTGGT harbors:
- a CDS encoding NifU family protein, encoding MEFDNVLDRLEELLHEVEQLDEPVRDRVFELLDGIDLLHRTALGRLAEHLPAETLHTLREDPTIAWMLDAYGVGVDEKAAAEAALQEIRPYIASHGGSVEVLDASGGIVRVKLAGACSGCTASAVTLTEGIEAALRDNFPAFVAMEVEDDDAPAHPPPGATLLQIQLGPPA
- a CDS encoding tetratricopeptide repeat protein is translated as MQREHIDEALEELERRLQIYRTDRYPVQHATAQFHRGVLLLQLDEAEPARDALASATSLFDPTKLPVEHAKATNMLGVAFRGLGEAEQASTCFEAAASAFNAAGLELEEGAALFNLGLARREQGDLDGSATALRGAHALLDKERVPGQAAAAARELGATLLGAGDATAAVPLLREAVSLSGRANDEAGVGAASNILGLAHLANGHPEAALEALRDAVAAEPRTLRPRTHAVAKSNLALAFEAAGNPARARLAAQQAAAVPEAPEPAGRQAEAVLERLASDAPAVILVLEEELAARWPRILHEELLRWLDLDPEARVAEANAFVQALVEREDAAEKVAEAWLTALLELPPAEMHRIIHASLEAADTLSSEDAGRWRHHTGRAMVRFPVPQWDRLRSTFNSVAASLGQEPAWS
- a CDS encoding hydrogenase maturation protease — its product is MRFFVAGVGNTLRADDGFGVRVAQRLQAAPLPDGVTVMDVGIGGIHMVQELLREPVDHLVVVDAVDLGRPPGTVLVIRPDVRDVFSLSDWERREELADMHYATPERAFMLAQALGALPGALWVVGCQPREVDWLGEQLSPEVEAAVGSAVAEVLAIARGAGIEWSGS